A region of the Bacillaceae bacterium S4-13-56 genome:
TCCGCGAAGCGAGCCATAATGATTTCTTATCTTTTAAAAAAAGACAGGTTTTCCCCTGTCCTCTAACTATTTTTTTATAAAATAAAAATAAACCCTCATCCAAAAGAGGAGAGGGTTTACTCTGTTTTATAAAGGTTTCACTACTTCAGGTCCAGGTATTTCTGGTATTTGAGCAGCAAAGGCTGAACCTCCAAACAAACTTACGGACAACAATGTAGCAATGACACCTACTAATAAAACTCTTTTTACTTTTTTCAATATTACTCTCTCCTTTCCTTTAGTTTATCTTGCGCTATAAAGGCTACTTTAGCATAATGATATGCATCCTTATACTTATAATTAGTAGCCAAATAATCACTATACTTTCTACAAATCGATATTAGAAATCTATAATGATTATTTTCATCATAGTACCGAATAACTTTCTCAATCAATCTTTCATATTCATCATAATTCCCGAGTAAAAAGTTCAACTTAGCTTCTGATTCCATTACATAAAACTGTTCCTCATCTTTCAGTTGTAACTTTTTTACTTTATTTAAAATTTCAATCGATTCTTCAGATCTTTCAGCTGAAATCAAAAATTCCAACAAATTTATATAAGTAAATACTAAAGTATCGTAGTTATTTTTGACTTTTAAATCAATAGACTTATTAAAATATACCATTGCATTTTTAAAATCATTACGACTTCCATAGACAAGCCCTAAGTTGTTATAAATTTTTTCTTCGAGATTACTATACTTATATGTTTTGGTAACCTCTAGTCCCTTCATCAGAACGCTTTCTGATACAGCTAGCATTTCAAGTTTCCAATATAATGCTCCAAGTAACACATATATTTTAGCAATCTGCTGCATTTTCTCCTCTTCCATGTACCTTCCTAGGGAACGAGTGGCAAAGGATACAGCTGTTTTTAGTTTATTAATACTGTAATGGTTCATTGCCCTATTATAATCTAACTTAGCTTTTTGAATGTTAGATTTGGCCACATTAGAAGCTTTTTCGTAATATTCTTCACTTATAGGGAAAATACCAGATTGCTGGTACCATAGTCCCATTGTGTAATAATAGAGAAACAGATATTTATTTGGAATAGCTTCTTCATCGTTTGCATAGATTTTGATTTTTTCATCAAGTATTTTTTGAGCTTCCTCCATGTTTTCATTTAACAGATAGTATCCAGCTCTTATAAGATAAAAATAAAACTCCTGCTCTATACTATTTATATAGGGATAATTCTCTGTTATCTCCTCCACAAGTTGGTCAGCCCTCTTAAAATCTTTATCTTCAACTGACTTATCCAGAAGTAATAAATCTGATTCTAGCTTTTCATCCTTTACATCAATATCTCTCAAATAGCTAATCGGTAGTTTTATTTTGATAGCAAAAGATTGCATTAAGTCATCCATGACTTGATATCTTCCCGATTCAATATTACTATAATGTCCTCTAGATATTATATCCTTTGCCATTTCATCTTGGGAAATCCCATGCCTTACCCGAATAGCCGCTAGCCTTCTACCTACATGCATTAAATTCCCCCTTCTTTTGGACCCTCAATAACTAATTTACTAGGTTACCCTCTTAAAATTAAAATTCTTCTTTTCTTTCAAAAATCCTTCCATTTTCAAAAAAACAAGCAATCCACAAAAATAACTTCATAAAAAGTCCATTTTTGAAGAATTGCTTGCCAAGTATAGGATCTAACTAACTCAAACAAAGTAAAGCTTCACCGTAATGGAGGCCAGGTCCATTACTCAAAAAATTTTAACAGCTATAAAATACGGTAAACTTTGTTATGATTTTGCGCAAAAAAAAATTAGCCATCAAACCCTTATCTACGAGGGGCTGATGGCTGTTATTTGTCTTACTCAACTGCAAAAGTCAGACTATAAGCCCCTGCAGTTTCAAATTTAGTAGTTCAAAAACATCTGGAAGTTTATCCTGAACAACCTCATATTGATCCCCAATACTCACCTCAAAATAACATTCAGAGTCACTAACTTCTTTTAAATAACCCGTGATTCCAATTCCTGTTTCTTGATAGATATCCATTAATAAAGGTGCTACTTCTTCCTTTGGAAAATGGAAATGAACATGAAACATATTGGATACCGGTTCTACCGGTCTTGTCTTCACACCCGAACACTCATTGAAATATTTAGCTAACTTCTGTGCCTCTTGCCAATACTTATCCATCTTTTCCGCTCTCTGATCAAAATAATAATCAGCTGGAATGATATAAGGATAAAGACTAATTAAATCTCCTCCATATCTTCTTTTCCATAGTTTCGATTCTTCAATAAAAGACTCTGGACCTGCAAGAATAGCCCCGGCAATACCTCCAATACCTTTATAGAACGATACATAGACACTATCAAAAAGTTCACATACCTCTGCCGCTGTTTTTTGATAGTATGGCAAAACTTCTAACAATCTAGCCCCATCGAGATGAAGTTTAATGTCTTTCTCCTTACAAAAAGCCGAAATTTTTTCAAGCGTTTCAAAGGAAGGAAGCTGTCCTCCAATTTCCCTTTGTGGCAACTCTAGCAGAACACTAGAAACCTCCTCTGTCATTCCCACAACATCATCATATTCAATCACGCGACCTTTGTCAGCCAATAAAATAGTTTCGATATGATGGAGCTTCTTTAATCCATCTTCCTCATGAATCTCTAAATGACTTAACGGATGATAAGCTACTTTATGTACTCCTTTGTGATCTGCCCAGATTCTTAAGGCAATTTGCTGGGCCATTGTTCCACTAGGAAAGAAAACGGCCTCTTCTTTCCCTAAGAAGGAAGCTATTTTTGTTTGAAAATCTTCAATGATGTTCCCCTTTCCATACATATCACTCTCTACATTCCCATCGATCTCTTGAAAGGCCTTCAAAAGTGTTGCAACATCCCTTTTCCCATGCCCTGCTATAATGGTAGATTGTTTAAATGCCTTAGATAGTTCTTGATCAAGACTCATTCATTTGCCTTCTTTCTTTATTTAATAACTTCCGCTCTCTGTAGCTCCCCTTTTAGTTTACCTATTGAAAACAAAAAGTACATTTGAAAATCAGATCGTAACGACCAAAACGGGTGGCCAAAGGTTGAAGGCTTATTTCCTCCGATGAAAAAATGATTACTCCATGCAAAGCTGTATGCAACAATAGGTGCCATTAAAAGAAACCAGAAATTAAAAGCAGCAAGTCTGACAACTCCCACAGCTAAAGCAGTGGGGTTCTAGGATACTATCAAGCTTCTCTTTAAACTTTTGCTTTCCCACATCCTAAGCATTATAGATGATAGTAAAAAGAGGGTTGTTCCCACTGCAAGCGCAAGAAAAATAGCTCGACTACCTATGTTCGTTGTAGATTTCGCCTCTGCTATGAGATGGATTTTCACTTCTTCTAATAATTCTTCTTCATTTCGAACAGCAGGTCCAAGATCCTCCTTAAATTCCGCAATGAGCTGACCTAATTCAGTTTGAGCTTCCTTTTTAAATCGTTTATATTTATTATATAGCTTACTCATCTTTTTACGACCCATATTCATCTCTCAATTTATCATTTTCTTTATTGTAGCATGATGTTGAAGCCGGGACACAAGGACAGGCTCCTTGTCCCAATTTCATCTAAAAAGCAAGACTTCAATCCGTGTTTTTTTACCATCCCCACTGAATTGTTAGCGGAAACTTGGAGTCATACTGCCCGTTAAGGTGGAATAAAAGAATCTGGGACAAGTTCATCACTCGCGAACCATTTGCATTGGTACTAACTTCAACTGTGGAGGGGAATGTCTTGAAAAAGTTAAATCGTATCAACAAAAAAACCGCTTTGATTGTAATCATCATGATTTTTTTCATAGCTGGTATACTAGATTTAAAATATGAAGGATTATTTTATCAATTATTACCTAAATCTGTACAATCTATTTTTGATAACCTTTTATGAGTGATACTAACGCTCGGTGAAACGGAGGGACGGTTTTCCTGTCCAATTTTCATACATGGGTTGACTAGCCTTCAAGGAATTGATGCGGAAAAATCAGAATTGATTCTTTTAATTTATAATTGTAGTGTTTCATTCTTTTTATGTAGCTTTTGGTTGTTTAAGTTTGAACTTGTTTTTCTGCTTTTAAACCTATAAGCAGCTTTTTATGTAGTTTTTGCGCATTATTGAATATTTAACATCTAGAATTGAATCCGCAATTTTCCGTTATGAACTGATTTTTGAAATAATTGAACCAGTTCTAACATTTAATGAACTAGATAGGATTGATTGAAGCCCAAAATAAAGGAATTGCACATCTCCATAGTAAGATTGAACGCCGAAAATGGTAATTCATCCTTTTATATGCACTTCACTGTCATTTTGTTGCATAACAATCAGAATTGAACTTCACAGCGCACGGGAGGTAATCACCTCTTGAAAATGCCCATAAATAACCAGGAACGGGACAGGAGCCCCGTTCCTTTACTCTGCTATTGATTGTTCTAGGACACAACGTTCCCCCTTCACGTTGGGAAAGAAGAAGCGTCCCTTTGTCTCAGTTAGCAAGTTTATCTGCAAACACTTTCACATATGGTGGTAAATCTGGCGGCCTGCGACTGGACACAATGTGGCCGTCTACCACGACTGGTTCATCAATCCAAGTCGCGCCTGCATTTTTCATATCATCTTTGATGCCTGGAGTACTGGTTACGTTTTTTCCTTCTAAAATGTTTGCTGAAATAAGTACCCATCCTGCGTGACAAATTTGGCCAATTGGCTTCTTCTTCGCATCCATTTCCCGGATCATGTCCAACACTTCTGGATAGCGTCTTAATTTATCCGGCGCCCATCCACCTGGGACTAGAATGGCATCATAGTCAGCTGCGCTAATATCGGAAAAGGCAAAGGCTGATTCAGCAGGCACACCATATTTTCCTGTGTAGGTTTTCTTTGCTTCTTTTCCCACTAAATCAACCTGTGCTCCCTCTTCCTGCAGACGTAAGACGGGATACCAAAGCTCTAAGTCTTCGAAGTCATCCTCAACAAGTGCTATTACTTTTTTATCCTTTAATCGCATGTCATCCCTCCATTTTTGATATGTACAGTATAACAGGAATAAGGGGATGAATCATAATCAGTCCATTTCCATATCTAAAGGGAAGTGGATGCCTCCTCCGCTGGATAAAAATATTGGCGTATTCTTTTTTGGATGATTATAATGAAACTAGCATCCTATTTTCATCCTAGCATAACAGGACCCCCACCTCTAGATTCAGCAGAAGTGATGATAGGTGGGCAATCCAAATAGGTCCAATAAGTTTCCGCTAACCATCCGTGTGTGGTTTACAAACTGTTAATTATAGAAAGGACTCGTTACCATGCTTTTAAAGAAACGTTCATCCTCTGGCGAAAAAAATGGCGTAACCTATTTAAACGGCGAGGTTTCATTTCAAGGTGTTTCCTTAAATGTGTACAGTTATTTGATTGATGGGGTCCTGATCGATACTGGCGCGCTATCTTTACATAAATATTTTCAACCCTTTATGGATGAAGCTGATTTTGATCAGGTCATGATTACCCATTATCATGAGGACCATACAGGTTGCGCTGCCTATGTTCAAAATGCGAAAGGAGTCCCAATCTATTTAAGCGAAAAAACGATCGATTATTGCGAGAAACGGGCAGATTATCCTTTATATCGAAAACTTTTTTGGGGTAGAAGAAAACCATTTCACGCTCAAGCTATGCCCAAAACTTTTCATTCTCGAGGGGCAAAATGGGATGTGATCGACACTCCAGGTCATGCTTTTGACCATAAAGCCTTCTTAAATCAAGATACTGGTCAGTTGTTTACGGGGGATTTGTTTGTTAGTGAGCGGACAAAAGTAGTTTTAGCAGAGGAGAGCATCCCTGATATCATACACTCTTTAGAACGTGTGTTGACTTATGATTTTAATGAGGTATTTTGTAACCACGCTGGTTTTGTCAAAGATGGCCGTGCTGCGTTAGCGAGGAAATTGGATTATTTAATATCCATTAAAGAACAGGTGTTAAACCTCTATCAAAAAGGACACGCAAAAGAAGAAATTCGCCAACAGCTCTTCCCCAAAAAGTACCCCATCATCCAACTCTCAAGGAAAGAATTGGATTCCCTGCACATCATCACATCTATTTTAGGCAAATAGGGGACAGGCACCGCGTCCCAGGGATGCGGTGCCTGTCCCTCTTTCCCTAGATTAGTAATTACATAAATTCACTAAAAAGCTGGTTCAAAGGATGAATATAAATGAACGTTCTGGCCTTTTAGCACTATCTTCCTATCTAAAGTCATGCCGAGTTTTCCCGCAACTTTACTAGTTCCTAGGCTGTATTAGTGCGATCATTCTATCCACACTGAGACGAGTACGTCCATAATCCCTTAAGGCTTCTGCAGCTTCTATGGCATAACCTTCCCCCCAATGTTGACGGGAAATCCAATATTCTATTTCTAGTTCCTGACCCCCATCTATAGTTCGCGAAACGAGACCAGCATGCCCCACTAGCTGACCCCTTTTAGGATTATTTGGATGCGTTGTAAATGGATTGGACTGCTTCTTTTAGAGCTGCGTGAAACTCTTGGTCAGTTTGCTTCACATTTAGGTTTTCAGTTAGGGCTCTGGAGAAGCTTGCGATTAGGCCTTCATTTTCTTTTAGTTTTTTATTTGCTTCGTCTCTGGAATAGCCACCAGATAGGGCGACAACACGTACGACTTGTGGATGATCAATTAGCTCTTTGTAGTGATTGGCAACAGTTGGAATGCTCAACTTTAACATGACAAATTCATTCTTATTTAATTGATCTAAATGTTTCATGATTTCCTGTTTTAATAACACTTCAGATTGCGCTTTATCGGTGCTATGAATATCAACTTCTGGCTCAATGATAGGCACAAGCCCTGCGTCAATAATCTTTCTCCCAATTTCGAATTGCTGATCGACTACTTGTTTAATTCCATCTTGGTTGGCTTCTTTAATAACAGAGCGCATTTTGGTTCCAAACATGCCCCGTCGGTTTGCTCTTTCCAATTTTTCAGCAAGGTCGTCAATGGGTTTCATCTTCTGAACACCACTTGCAGCCTCAGCAAGCCCCTTATCCACTTTCAGAAAAGGTACAATCCCTTTCTCTTCTGATAAATAATCTCCAGTGAATTTCCCTTCAATTTTCCGGTCCATCGTTTGCTCAAATAAAATTGCCCCAAGAATATGTTCCGAGTCAAACGATGGAGAACTAATAATTCGGGTTCTCATCTGGTGTACAAGATCAAACATTTCTGCCTCATTCGCATATTCATCTTCAGCGATACCATAAGCAGCAAGTGCCTTTGGAGTACTTCCCCCACTCTGGTCCAGCGCTGCAATAAACCCTTTCTCTTTCTTCATACGCTCAAAATATTTTTCCTGCATCCATCTCACTCCTCCCTTTTATACTTGTTACCTTGGGCGACGTTCTTCAGCCAATTTAGCTTCCACATATTCATTAAACATGAGTTCATCCTCCTCATTAAATCTGTTTGATTTGTTACTCTTAATATAGACCGATAGAAAAAATTACACAACGGCAACAAGATTGAACTTTGTTCGGATTTTAGACCGATCTTTTTCTCCGCTTCCATACTCAGATTTTTTTCTTGAAAAACTAATAGTATTAGTTATAATAAAACTAACGGCGTTAGTTAAAAATCTAAAATGAGGTGGATGGAATGATTAGAAAGTTTGATACTTTATATCAAGTCGCTTTTTTTGAAAAGGTTTTCCCAGTCAATTGTTATTTAGTTGAAGAAGAGGATGGATTAACACTCATAGATGCTGCCCTACCAAATAGTGCTAAGACCATTATTCAAGCAGCAAAGACCCTTAACAAACCCATTACTCGAATTGTTCTAACCCATGCTCATGGAGATCATGTCGGAGCATTGGATGAACTGAAAAAATTGTATCCTCATGTCCCTGTTTTCATTTCCATTCGAGATGCGAAACTTTTAAAAGGTGACCGATCTTTGGAAGCTGATGAACCTCAAACTCCGATTAAAGGGGGAGTTCCAAAGAATATTCAAACTACACCAGATGTTCTTCTGAAGGCCGGGGATCAAATTGGCTCTTTGGTGGCCATACCTTCGCCCGGCCATACACCAGGATCCATGTCTTTTTTGGATAAGAGAAATAACATATTGATAGCAGGGGATGCATTCCAAACAAGAGGTGGCACAGCCGTTTCAGGCCAACTTAGGCCTTTCTTTCCTTTCCCTGCAATGGCCACTTGGAATAAAATCAAAGCTTTAGAAAGTGCTCAACAATTACTTAAATCACAACCGAAGCTATTAGCTGTGGGGCATGGGAAAGTTCTTGAAACCCCAATGGAGGAAATGAAGAAAGCCATTCATGATGCAAAGCAAAAACTAAATTATCCGGAGGCTTAAGTCATGTCACCAAGATCTGGACTTAATTTTTCAACGGTTTTTCAAAAAGCCGTTGAAATTGTTGAACATAATGGAATTAATGGCCTTACCATGGGAATTTTAGCAAAAGAACTTAATATCAAAACTCCCTCTCTTTACAATCATGTCAGTGGGATTTTAGAAATCCAACAGAAAATAGCTTTTTATAGTTTAGAAAAAATGCACACTGCTATGAGGCAAGCATCCAACAAATCAAATGAAGTTGACGATAAAATTATTTTTGTTGGGAAAGCCTACCTAAACTATGCTCGTCAGAACCCAGGATTGTATGAAGCCACTTTTCTACCAAATGTTCAGGATAATAAAGAGGTTCAAAAGGTATCCGAACAGATTGTTCAAATATGCGTGGAACTACTGCATCCTTTTCACTTAGAGTCTTCAGATACTATTCATGCTGTACGGGGGTTTCGAAGTTTCTTGCACGGATTTGCTACGATCGAAAAATCAGGCGGTTTTGCCATTCAATTAGGACATGAGGAAAGCATTGAAGCTATACTGCAAATTTTTATGGAAGGTTTGAAAGAAAGGGCGAAATAAAGCTCCGGTCACCCCCATTATGGTGAAACTCCACCCCAATGAGGGTCATTTGTAACCTTTCCCCCTCCTCTCTACATAAGCTATAATAGAAAACTTTGGAGAGGAGTATGTAAGGATGGCTGACCGAAAAAATCTACCTTCTGAACATTCAAGAGATTTTCTTGGGGAAGTATTTGACCGAAAAAATCCATTACTTGGGTCAATCAATGAATTTTTCAACGGAGTTGCTCAGCAGCGAATTCCGGTTGAAAAAATCGAAACAGATAAACATATCATTTATGAAGCACGTTTGCCCGGCATCTCAAAAGAAGAAATAGATATTGATTTGCTCAGAGACCATTTGAGAATCAAAGTAAATCGAAAACAGGAAGAAATCGCAAAGGGATACCAGGAAAGTAAACAAATGAAACTTGAGCGTCTCATTTATCTTCCTGCTAATATTTCTGTGGATGGAATGAAAGCTACCCATCGAGACGGGCTTCTTAGAATCAAATTCCCCAAGGTTAAAGGTAAAAAAATCGAGATCGAATAAGAGAAACCGAGCAATTATAGCTCGGTTTCATTTTTTTACATCATTTTACATATCATTTCCCAGGAAATGACTCAATCAAATCCTTTTAAATCACTAAATCACTAAGTAAAAGTTAGAAAAGTTCTTTTTTGTTGTATAAAAAAGGAAGAGAAAGCAAAAAGTAACCTTAATATAATAGAAAAGGAGTGAATGTATTGAACACAAGAATTGTTATTGGGGCTTTACTTTTTGTTGGTTTACTTTTTACTAGTGCCTTCAGCATATCTTCTGACAATGAATCTAATACGGCACATGAAGGGCAAAAGGAAAACATGAAGGAAATAAAATTAGAGGAAGGTCTCCAAACCGTTATTGATACGGTTGAAAAACTAAAAATCGCAATGAATAAAACGACTCCTGACATCAAAGAGGTAAATCGGTTAGGTAAATCATTGAACGACAACTGGGATTCCATTGAGAAAAAAGTAGAGGAAAAATATCCTGAAGATTACGAAAATATTGAGGAAAGTCTGTATCCCCTCATCTCAAATACAATTAGACAAGACGAAATGGATGTAAAAGAAATTAAAAAATTAACAGATGATACTTTGTCAAAGATCCTTGAATTTCAAGAAAAAATCTCTTGATAATATAAAAAGGTCTTCCTCTTTTACATGAGAAAGACCTTTCTTATTACTTTACTTTTACTTTCTTAATTTGTTTGCTACGCAACTGACCACATGCTGCATCAATATCAGTACCTTGTTCTTGTCGAACTCCACAATTTACGCCTTGCTTTTTTAGGGTTTGAAAAAATTCAGAAATCACTTCTTGATCACTTCGTTGGTACTGACCATGTTCATCTACAGGATTGTATGGAATCAAATTGACGTAGGATAGATGTTTTTTATCCTTAAGAAGTCCAGCGAGTTCTAGGGCTTCTTTTTTATGATCGTTGACTCCACGAAGTAAAATATATTCAAAAGTAATTCTTCGATTAGTCTTTTTTAAATAATAGTCAATGGCCGGCATTAACTTCTCCAACGGGAATGCCCGATTGATTTTCATGATTTTCGTACGCAACTCATTATTTGGAGCATGAAGAGAGACGGCTAAGTTTACCTGTGAATTTTCATCAGCAAACTTGTAAAT
Encoded here:
- a CDS encoding MBL fold metallo-hydrolase produces the protein MLLKKRSSSGEKNGVTYLNGEVSFQGVSLNVYSYLIDGVLIDTGALSLHKYFQPFMDEADFDQVMITHYHEDHTGCAAYVQNAKGVPIYLSEKTIDYCEKRADYPLYRKLFWGRRKPFHAQAMPKTFHSRGAKWDVIDTPGHAFDHKAFLNQDTGQLFTGDLFVSERTKVVLAEESIPDIIHSLERVLTYDFNEVFCNHAGFVKDGRAALARKLDYLISIKEQVLNLYQKGHAKEEIRQQLFPKKYPIIQLSRKELDSLHIITSILGK
- a CDS encoding MBL fold metallo-hydrolase encodes the protein MIRKFDTLYQVAFFEKVFPVNCYLVEEEDGLTLIDAALPNSAKTIIQAAKTLNKPITRIVLTHAHGDHVGALDELKKLYPHVPVFISIRDAKLLKGDRSLEADEPQTPIKGGVPKNIQTTPDVLLKAGDQIGSLVAIPSPGHTPGSMSFLDKRNNILIAGDAFQTRGGTAVSGQLRPFFPFPAMATWNKIKALESAQQLLKSQPKLLAVGHGKVLETPMEEMKKAIHDAKQKLNYPEA
- a CDS encoding GNAT family N-acetyltransferase; its protein translation is MGHAGLVSRTIDGGQELEIEYWISRQHWGEGYAIEAAEALRDYGRTRLSVDRMIALIQPRN
- a CDS encoding helix-turn-helix transcriptional regulator; amino-acid sequence: MHVGRRLAAIRVRHGISQDEMAKDIISRGHYSNIESGRYQVMDDLMQSFAIKIKLPISYLRDIDVKDEKLESDLLLLDKSVEDKDFKRADQLVEEITENYPYINSIEQEFYFYLIRAGYYLLNENMEEAQKILDEKIKIYANDEEAIPNKYLFLYYYTMGLWYQQSGIFPISEEYYEKASNVAKSNIQKAKLDYNRAMNHYSINKLKTAVSFATRSLGRYMEEEKMQQIAKIYVLLGALYWKLEMLAVSESVLMKGLEVTKTYKYSNLEEKIYNNLGLVYGSRNDFKNAMVYFNKSIDLKVKNNYDTLVFTYINLLEFLISAERSEESIEILNKVKKLQLKDEEQFYVMESEAKLNFLLGNYDEYERLIEKVIRYYDENNHYRFLISICRKYSDYLATNYKYKDAYHYAKVAFIAQDKLKERRE
- a CDS encoding DUF962 domain-containing protein, with protein sequence MGVVRLAAFNFWFLLMAPIVAYSFAWSNHFFIGGNKPSTFGHPFWSLRSDFQMYFLFSIGKLKGELQRAEVIK
- a CDS encoding type 1 glutamine amidotransferase domain-containing protein; this encodes MRLKDKKVIALVEDDFEDLELWYPVLRLQEEGAQVDLVGKEAKKTYTGKYGVPAESAFAFSDISAADYDAILVPGGWAPDKLRRYPEVLDMIREMDAKKKPIGQICHAGWVLISANILEGKNVTSTPGIKDDMKNAGATWIDEPVVVDGHIVSSRRPPDLPPYVKVFADKLAN
- a CDS encoding fructose bisphosphate aldolase; this translates as MQEKYFERMKKEKGFIAALDQSGGSTPKALAAYGIAEDEYANEAEMFDLVHQMRTRIISSPSFDSEHILGAILFEQTMDRKIEGKFTGDYLSEEKGIVPFLKVDKGLAEAASGVQKMKPIDDLAEKLERANRRGMFGTKMRSVIKEANQDGIKQVVDQQFEIGRKIIDAGLVPIIEPEVDIHSTDKAQSEVLLKQEIMKHLDQLNKNEFVMLKLSIPTVANHYKELIDHPQVVRVVALSGGYSRDEANKKLKENEGLIASFSRALTENLNVKQTDQEFHAALKEAVQSIYNASK
- a CDS encoding beta-eliminating lyase-related protein, yielding MSLDQELSKAFKQSTIIAGHGKRDVATLLKAFQEIDGNVESDMYGKGNIIEDFQTKIASFLGKEEAVFFPSGTMAQQIALRIWADHKGVHKVAYHPLSHLEIHEEDGLKKLHHIETILLADKGRVIEYDDVVGMTEEVSSVLLELPQREIGGQLPSFETLEKISAFCKEKDIKLHLDGARLLEVLPYYQKTAAEVCELFDSVYVSFYKGIGGIAGAILAGPESFIEESKLWKRRYGGDLISLYPYIIPADYYFDQRAEKMDKYWQEAQKLAKYFNECSGVKTRPVEPVSNMFHVHFHFPKEEVAPLLMDIYQETGIGITGYLKEVSDSECYFEVSIGDQYEVVQDKLPDVFELLNLKLQGLIV
- a CDS encoding WHG domain-containing protein, whose amino-acid sequence is MSPRSGLNFSTVFQKAVEIVEHNGINGLTMGILAKELNIKTPSLYNHVSGILEIQQKIAFYSLEKMHTAMRQASNKSNEVDDKIIFVGKAYLNYARQNPGLYEATFLPNVQDNKEVQKVSEQIVQICVELLHPFHLESSDTIHAVRGFRSFLHGFATIEKSGGFAIQLGHEESIEAILQIFMEGLKERAK
- a CDS encoding Hsp20/alpha crystallin family protein; the protein is MADRKNLPSEHSRDFLGEVFDRKNPLLGSINEFFNGVAQQRIPVEKIETDKHIIYEARLPGISKEEIDIDLLRDHLRIKVNRKQEEIAKGYQESKQMKLERLIYLPANISVDGMKATHRDGLLRIKFPKVKGKKIEIE